Proteins encoded by one window of Crassostrea angulata isolate pt1a10 chromosome 9, ASM2561291v2, whole genome shotgun sequence:
- the LOC128163177 gene encoding uncharacterized protein LOC128163177, whose translation MAALKKKDEEVKELRSLLKATQEELEMLKSESLNGNGNWKTQSDGRPRAGLVPKEIASIHGMMELMPHTGVFVYPRDIRSTSKKPSGTAMARHLMSVFYTNKELIDRGNVMGVNGKEGLNKEIVKAIIDYVVIKGKDSESCVKLAMRSKITGLVAFEKKKLNQSLRTDIED comes from the exons ATGGCTGCACTGAAGAAGAAAGATGAAGAAGTAAAGGAACTCAGGAGTCTTTTGAAAGCTACCCAGGAGGAATTAGAAATGCTTAAATCTGAAAGTCTTAATGGAAATG gtAACTGGAAAACTCAGTCTGATGGTAGACCACGAGCAGGACTTGTTCCTAAAGAAATTGCAAGCATTCACGGT ATGATGGAGCTGATGCCTCACACTGGAGTGTTCGTCTACCCTCGAGATATCAGATCAACCAGCAAAAAGCCAAGTGGGACAGCAATGGCGCGGCATCTGATGTCAGTATTTTATACCAATAAGGAATTGATTGACCGGGGAAATGTCATGGGTGTGAATGGAAAAGAAGGACTCAACAAGGAGATTGTGAAGGCCATTATAG ACTATGTGGTGATAAAAGGAAAAGACAGCGAGTCGTGTGTGAAGCTAGCCATGAGGTCAAAGATTACTGGACTGGTAGCCTTTGAAAAGAAGAAACTGAACCAAAGCCTGCGGACTGACATTGAGGACTGA
- the LOC128163163 gene encoding adhesive plaque matrix protein-like, with amino-acid sequence MHALVEWIDEEKVSTISLTRIKEPRKDFSGYNVGETVKASCHGFPGIHSARILMIKESSTEGKKALEKMAEEYIAEKNEKQKEKSVEDVNVQDLNNNVAVPIDKPVAKRGRKSQVKKDDHQKKSKTSDNKENKAEQQKKREASVKKRDENLRKNAEFLQSLNVFKEQSLGACMPSSTQEGQYHPPSTQASTFYPHINHGTTFHPSPNQGTYPQADQGGPSYTQVTQQGMFHPQVTYGAIYPSSSQVAPYHHPASQGAPCHPPSSQEAPCHLPASQGAPYHQPTSQVSQSYPHSTEGPMVHPQVTMGSSSYSFPIQGASTQPTDPQLVPFHPSVTHGEKHHHPDTQGSTFHPQAAQTFTSQPLPPSQGAAFQHASTYGSTPNPPATKGNSSNPKTAPTNTPATQKAKSHSSKTQGDPSHTPTQQGSTPNTSSSLLNATFCIKEVLNCKQPYK; translated from the exons ATGCACGCTCTTGTGGAATGGATAGACGAAGAGAAAGTAAGCACCATCAGTCTGACTCGAATTAAAGAACCGAGGAAAGATTTTAGCGGCTACAACGTGGGTGAAACGGTGAAAGCTAGCTGCCATGGCTTTCCAGGAATCCATAGTGCACGGATTTTGATGATCAAAG AATCATCAACAGAGGGAAAGAAAGCATTGGAGAAAATGGCAGAGGAATACATTGcagagaaaaatgaaaaacagaaGG AAAAAAGTGTGGAAGACGTGAATGTCCAAGATCTGAATAACAATGTTGCAGTTCCCATCG acAAACCTGTTGCCAAAAGAGGAAGAAAGAGCCAAGTAAAAAAGGATGACCatcaaaagaaatcaaagaCATCTGACAACAAAG AAAACAAAGCAGAACAACAGAAGAAGAGGGAAGCCAGTGTGAAGAAGAGAGACGAGAACCTCAGAAAAAATGCAGAGTTTCTACAATCTTTGAATGTTTTCAAAGAGCAG AGTCTTGGAGCTTGTATGCCATCATCTACTCAGGAAGGTCAGTATCATCCACCATCCACCCAGGCATCCACATTTTACCCCCACATCAATCATGGAACTACATTCCATCCCTCACCAAACCAGGGAACCTATCCCCAAGCCGACCAGGGAGGTCCATCATATACCCAAGTCACCCAACAAGGCATGTTTCATCCCCAAGTCACATATGGAGCAATTTATCCCTCTTCATCCCAGGTTGCTCCATACCACCACCCAGCTTCCCAGGGGGCTCCATGCCATCCCCCATCTTCCCAGGAGGCTCCATGCCACCTACCAGCTTCCCAGGGGGCTCCATACCACCAACCAACTAGCCAGGTGTCCCAGTCCTATCCccattctaccgagggaccaatGGTTCATCCCCAAGTCACCATGGGATCATCATCCTATTCCTTTCCCATCCAGGGAGCATCAACCCAGCCTACAGACCCTCAGCTGGTTCCATTCCACCCCAGTGTCACCCATGGAGAAAAACACCATCACCCAGACACACAAGGATCAACATTTCATCCCCAGGCAGCTCAGACATTCACTTCCCAACCCCTCCCTCCTAGCCAAGGAGCCGCATTTCAACATGCTTCCACTTATGGGTCCACACCAAATCCTCCAGCCACCAAAGGCAACAGCTCCAATCCCAAGACTGCACCCACAAATACCCCAGCTACCCAGAAAGCCAAATCCCACTCCAGTAAAACCCAGGGTGACCCATCACATACACCCACCCAGCAGGGATCAACTCCCAATACCTCATCTAGTCTTCTCAATGCCACCTTTTGCATTAAAGAGGTATTGAATTGCAAACAGCCTTATAAATAg